Genomic window (Gelria sp. Kuro-4):
CAAGGTGGTAAGCCCCGGGTTCATCGACATCCACGCCCATTCGGACTTCCTGCTGCTGCGTGACCCTGCCGACCTGGGTAAGCTGCGCCAGGGCGTCACAACGGAGATTGTGGGCCAGTGCGGCCTCACCCCTGCTCCGGTAAGCGAAGAGTACAAAGACCTGCTCAAGCAGTACACCAGCTTTCTGCACGCCGGGGCCGAGCTCGACTGGAGCTGGCGCAGCCTCGGGGATTACCTGAAACGGGTCGAAGACGCCCGCCTCGGAATCAACGTCGGTTTTTGCGTCGGGCACGGCAGCATCCGCCTGGCCGTCATGGGTTTCAGCAGTGCCAAAGCCGGGCCGGAAGAACTGGCGAAAATGCAGGAGCTCACGCGGGAAGCCATGGAAGACGGCGCCTTCGGCGTCTCTTCCGGACTCATCTACCCGCCCGGCATGTACTCCGACACAGAAGAGCTGATAGAGGTGTGCCGCGCAGCCGCCCCTTACGGCGCCGTCTACCTCACCCACATGCGCAATGAGTCCGATCATCTGCTCGAGGCCGTAAAAGAAGCCATCCGCATCGGCGAAGAAGCCGGCATCCCGGTGCAGATCGTACACCACAAGGCCTGCGGCCGGCAGAACTGGGGCCTTGTTCGGGAAAGCCTGCGCCTCATCGAAGAAGCCCGCGCCCGCGGCCTGGACATCACGGTAGACCAGTATCCTTACACCGCCACCAGCACTACCCTCAGCGCAATTTTGCCCCCCTGGGCGCAGGTAGGCGGCGTAGAGGCGCTTTGCGCCCGGCTGGACGACGCCGATGAGCGCGCCCGCATGCGCGAGGACATTGAACACGGCGGCGGGTGGGAAAACCAGATCGTCTCCTGCGGCGGCCTGGACGGCATCCTCATAATCTACGCGCCGGCCACCCCGGAGGTGCAGGGCAAGACCGTCGCGGCGGCGGCCGAGGAGCGAGGGGGCGACCCGCTGGAGTTCGCCTTCGATGTGATCAAAGCCAACCGCGGCGCCGCCACCGCCTGCTACTTTGCCCTCTGCGAGGATGATGTAAAGTACGTGATGCGCCATCCCTTGGTGATGGTGGGTTCTGACGGCATCCCTACGCCGCCCTCGGCTCAGCCGCACCCGCGCATGAACGGCACCTTCCCCCGCGTCCTCGGGCACTACTCGCGCGACGAAAAGGTGATGCCCCTCGAAGAGGCCGTGCGCAAAATGACCGGCTTCCCGGCCGCCCGTTTGAAACTCACAAACAAAGGCCAGATTGCGGTCGGCAAGGATGCCGACCTCGTGATATTCGACCCGGCAACCATCATCGACCGGGCCACCTACACCGACTCCCAGCTCCCGCCCGCCGGCATCGACTATGTTTTTGTGAACGGCGTCAAGGTGATAGACCACGGCGAGTACACCGGGGAACGGCCCGGGCGCCTGCTCAGACGCCGGACGAGGTAGCCGGGTCGAGATTGACCACGGAACCAAAGCAGCAGGAAGAAGCAACAGCCTAGTGCAGGGGAGGTACACAAACCGGATGAAAGACCTGGACAGCCGCAATTATGACATCCGTGATATCGAAATCGACCCCCGTTTTAAGATTGCCTACAAAGAGATGCTTCTAACATTGGGGGTCTGGTTCCTTTTCATGGTTGTTAGCCTGGTGGTGGCGTATACCTTGGGTAAAGGCCCCGTAGACCAGTACACGTACGTACTCGGGATGCCTGCGTGGTGGTTCGGTGCCGTTGTCGTATCCGCAATCTTCGCCGTGATCGTAATTTACATTTCGCAGTTTGTCTTTACCGATGTCGAACTAACAGATGAGCCGACCCAGACCCTAACAACTCGTAACCGGAACAACTAAACGGCGCACAAGGAGGTCATGAGCTAGATGGAAGTCCCCGCGCAGCTAAGGATGATCATCTTCGGCACTTTTCTTCTCTATACAGCCGTCCTCTTGGGCATAGGGGTCTACTCCCAGCGCAGCATGCAAAAGGTGGCCCTCGCCGACTACGTCGATGAGTTCTACACGGCCGGCCGAGGCATGGGCGCTTTGGTGGTAGCCATCATGATCGCCGCCGGTTTGTGCAGTGCCGGAACGTTTCTGGGCGGTCCCGGGCTCGGCTACGCCGTCGGCCTGGCCTGGGCGCTGGCTGCTTTCTCCCAGAATTTCATGAACTTCTGCGTCCTGGGGGAAGTAGGAAAAAAGATCGGTATAGTGGCCCGGCGCATCAAGGCCCAGTCTTACCTGGACATCCTCGTTTACCGCTACGAGCGTAACCCGGTTGTCGCGCTCCTAGGAGTGCTCTCGATGGTCGTTTTCATGGGAGCGTACGTCACTTCCCAGTTCGTCGGCGGTGCCCGCCTGTTCGAAAGCATGACCGGCTTCCCCTACTGGCTCGGCCTCGTCCTCTTTTCGGTAGTCGTGCTCATCTATGCTGCCTTCGGCGGCATGAAGGGCGTTTCGCTCGCGGTGATCGTCCAAGGCCTGGTCATGACCATCGCCGTACTCGTCCTTTTCTTCGCCGCCATGGGAAGGCTTATGCCGCTCGAACCTGCCATTCGCAGGATCGGGCAGCTCGATCCTAAGCTGATTTCGCCCTGGACCTGGAAACCTGAGTATGAGTTCTCCATGTGGGTTGTGTTCGGACTCGTTACCCTCGGTCTTCCGCACGGCGTGCTGCCCGCCTTAACCTACAAGAATACCAAGGCCATGCGCAGCGCCATCGTCCTCGGGACCGTCTTTGTGGTTCTCTGGACGCTGATGCTCATTTGGATGGGCAACCTCACCCGTGCCCTCATCCCCAACCTCAAAGTACCGGACCACGCCATTCCCAGCCTGGCCATGACGGTGCTGCCGCCCTGGCTTACCGGCGTCGTCCTCGCCGGAGTGGCGGGAGCCATTCAATCGACGGTCGGCGCCATGATCCTCGTAATAAGCGCCGCGATCGTGCGCGACGCCTACCTCGCCTTCATCAACCCCAAGGCGACCGCCCGGCAGCTGAAGTCCGTGACCCAAATCACCACGGTCGCCATCTGCGCTGTAGTCTTCCTGGCGGCCCTCAACCCGCCCAAGGCCCTCGAGTGGGTCATCGTCTTCGCCATCGGCGGCCTGGCCTCCAGCTACTTCTTCCCCATGCTGCTCGGCCTCTACTGGTGGCGGGCCAATGAGTACGGCGCCGTCGCCGGGATGGTGGGCGGTCTTGTTACTTATATGTTGATTAAAGGTAAGATCTTGCCCGCTCTGGCCTTCGGGATGGACCCCATCGTGACCTCCCTCGCCGTGTCTGGTCTTCTCGTTGTGGTCGTCAGCCTGCTCACGCCGCAACCGAGCAAACGCGTCGTCCTGACCTACTTCGGCAAAGGCGTACCGGAAGAAAGGTAAAAAGTTGCCGAGGGGCCTGCGGAAAGAGGTCCATCGGTTCAGGCAAAGGAGGACTAAACATGCTGGATCTGCTCCTTAAGAACGCGCGCATTGTGGACGGTACGGGCGGACCCTGGTTTCACGGGAACATCGGCATCCAGGAAGGCAAAATCGTGTACGTGGGCCCTGAGTCCCCGCCTGCGCGCCGAAGCATCGACGTGCAGGAAAAGGTGGTGGCGCCGGGGTTCATCGACATCCACAGCCATTCCGACTTCGTTTACTTCAGTGACCCGGCAAACACGCCGAAGCTCTTGCAGGGCGTCACCACGGAAGTGAACGGCAACTGCGGCTTATCGGCAGCTCCGGTCTCGGAAAAATACCTGGACGAACTGCGCCGCTACACCGGGTTCGTCCAGGCCGGACAGAGCTGCAGCTGGCACTGGCGCAGCTTCGGGGACTACCTTAGCGAGCTCGAAAAACTGCCCCTCGCGCTCAACGTGGCCGCCTGCGTCGGCCAGGGCAGCGTAAGGATTGCGGTCATGGGCTTCGCCGACCGCACCCCGACGCCGGAAGAGCTGGCCCGAATGCAGGAGCTGGTCGCCGAAAGTATGGACTGCGGCGCCTTCGGCGTGAGTACGGGCCTCATCTACCCGCCGGGCGTTTACTGCTCCACCGAAGAGCTCATCGAGGTGTGTAGGCCGGCGGCGGCCCGGGGCGGGATATACTTCACCCACATGCGCAACGAGTCCAACCGGCAGCTCGCTGCCCTGCAAGAAGCGCTGCGCATCGGGCGGGAAGCGGGCATGCCTGTTCAGATAGCCCACCACAAGGTAGGCGGCAAACCCAACTGGGGGCAGTCGCGGGAAACGCTGGCCCTCATTGAGAAGGCGCGGGCTGAGGGACAAGACGTAACCTTGGACCAGTACCCGTACACCGCCGGCAGCACCACGTTGAGCGCGGTTCTGCCGCCCTGGGCTCAGGCGGGCGGAGTGCAGGCGCTGCTCGAGCGGCTGCGCGACGAAGGCACCCGGCTCAAGATCAAAGACGCCATCGCCCACGAGAGCAACTGGGAGAACCTGGTCCTCTTCAGCGGCGGCTGGGACGGCGTTCTCATTACCTCGGCACCCAAAACGCCGGAGTACGAAGGCAAGACCGTGCTTGAAGCCGCCGAGCTCGCAGGGAAGGCGCCGGACGACCTGGCCTTGGATATCGTCCTCGCCAACGAGGGCAGCGCCGCCTGCTGCGTTTTCATGATGCACGAGGACGATGTCAAAAACATCATGCGCCACCCGGCGGTGATGGTCGGCTCCGATGGAATTCCGGCGCCTCCGGGAGCCAAGGCTCACCCGCGCATGGCCGGTACCTTCCCGCGTATTTTGGGCCACTACGTGCGCGAAGAAAAAGTCCTGACCCTTGAAGAGGCCGTGCGCAAAATGACCGCCCTGCCCGCCAGGCGGCTCGGCCTTTTCCAAAAGGGCCTCATCCAACCGGGCGGCGACGCCGACCTGGTCGTCTTCGATCCGGAGACCGTAGGCGACTGCGCCACCTACCAGGAGCCTACGGCGGCACCTACCGGTATCGAATATGTCTTCGTCGGCGGTACCTTGGTGCTGGACCACGGCCGGCCGACCGGCGCCCATCCGGGTAGAGTCCTGCGCCATCGGAGGTAGCGGCTATGTTCGACATTGTGATCC
Coding sequences:
- a CDS encoding amidohydrolase family protein, whose product is MARFDLLVINARIVDGTGAPWYRGEVAVKDGKIAYIGAPGETAPADASKVVDAGDKVVSPGFIDIHAHSDFLLLRDPADLGKLRQGVTTEIVGQCGLTPAPVSEEYKDLLKQYTSFLHAGAELDWSWRSLGDYLKRVEDARLGINVGFCVGHGSIRLAVMGFSSAKAGPEELAKMQELTREAMEDGAFGVSSGLIYPPGMYSDTEELIEVCRAAAPYGAVYLTHMRNESDHLLEAVKEAIRIGEEAGIPVQIVHHKACGRQNWGLVRESLRLIEEARARGLDITVDQYPYTATSTTLSAILPPWAQVGGVEALCARLDDADERARMREDIEHGGGWENQIVSCGGLDGILIIYAPATPEVQGKTVAAAAEERGGDPLEFAFDVIKANRGAATACYFALCEDDVKYVMRHPLVMVGSDGIPTPPSAQPHPRMNGTFPRVLGHYSRDEKVMPLEEAVRKMTGFPAARLKLTNKGQIAVGKDADLVIFDPATIIDRATYTDSQLPPAGIDYVFVNGVKVIDHGEYTGERPGRLLRRRTR
- a CDS encoding YhdT family protein; protein product: MKDLDSRNYDIRDIEIDPRFKIAYKEMLLTLGVWFLFMVVSLVVAYTLGKGPVDQYTYVLGMPAWWFGAVVVSAIFAVIVIYISQFVFTDVELTDEPTQTLTTRNRNN
- the panF gene encoding sodium/pantothenate symporter, whose translation is MEVPAQLRMIIFGTFLLYTAVLLGIGVYSQRSMQKVALADYVDEFYTAGRGMGALVVAIMIAAGLCSAGTFLGGPGLGYAVGLAWALAAFSQNFMNFCVLGEVGKKIGIVARRIKAQSYLDILVYRYERNPVVALLGVLSMVVFMGAYVTSQFVGGARLFESMTGFPYWLGLVLFSVVVLIYAAFGGMKGVSLAVIVQGLVMTIAVLVLFFAAMGRLMPLEPAIRRIGQLDPKLISPWTWKPEYEFSMWVVFGLVTLGLPHGVLPALTYKNTKAMRSAIVLGTVFVVLWTLMLIWMGNLTRALIPNLKVPDHAIPSLAMTVLPPWLTGVVLAGVAGAIQSTVGAMILVISAAIVRDAYLAFINPKATARQLKSVTQITTVAICAVVFLAALNPPKALEWVIVFAIGGLASSYFFPMLLGLYWWRANEYGAVAGMVGGLVTYMLIKGKILPALAFGMDPIVTSLAVSGLLVVVVSLLTPQPSKRVVLTYFGKGVPEER
- a CDS encoding amidohydrolase family protein, translating into MLDLLLKNARIVDGTGGPWFHGNIGIQEGKIVYVGPESPPARRSIDVQEKVVAPGFIDIHSHSDFVYFSDPANTPKLLQGVTTEVNGNCGLSAAPVSEKYLDELRRYTGFVQAGQSCSWHWRSFGDYLSELEKLPLALNVAACVGQGSVRIAVMGFADRTPTPEELARMQELVAESMDCGAFGVSTGLIYPPGVYCSTEELIEVCRPAAARGGIYFTHMRNESNRQLAALQEALRIGREAGMPVQIAHHKVGGKPNWGQSRETLALIEKARAEGQDVTLDQYPYTAGSTTLSAVLPPWAQAGGVQALLERLRDEGTRLKIKDAIAHESNWENLVLFSGGWDGVLITSAPKTPEYEGKTVLEAAELAGKAPDDLALDIVLANEGSAACCVFMMHEDDVKNIMRHPAVMVGSDGIPAPPGAKAHPRMAGTFPRILGHYVREEKVLTLEEAVRKMTALPARRLGLFQKGLIQPGGDADLVVFDPETVGDCATYQEPTAAPTGIEYVFVGGTLVLDHGRPTGAHPGRVLRHRR